A window of Phragmites australis chromosome 15, lpPhrAust1.1, whole genome shotgun sequence genomic DNA:
AGGCTCCAGTAGTGACTTATGATGTGGTCCAGCCCTACATTGCGAGGATCGCAGCTGGTGAAAAATCTTCAGTTTTATGTGGAGAACAAATTGTAGAACTGCTGAGAAGGTGTGACTCTCTTCCTGATGCTCTTATCAGTTAACATTTTTGCGTACATATAGTAAAGGTATAAGAATCATCATACATTTTTGCTGGACAATTAGCATCCATTTGTACTTGCCCTTGATGGAAGTTGGTTTTAGTGTATGATACAACTAATAGGATGAGAACAAGCATCAATGTTTGACCGTTTAATTACCGAAATACATGTAGAGTAGAATTCAAGTCTTACTAAGTAAAAAATGTTTCTTTAGCATTTAGTAGACTTGTAATGCAGGACTAAACTAATTGATTAGTTGGTAGACCAAAAGGTCTAAACTGACTAAACTAATTGATTAGTTTGTAGACCAAAAGGTCTAAACTATCTCATGCATGATGTTGTCATGTATAAAAGGACATCTGTGGACGGATTTGTTAGTAAAACAAAAATGTTGTGTTCTacttttcctctttttcttacAAAATCCTGTCAAACCTTAAGGTTCATGAAACTGTTCTTGTAAATATTTGAACAATAAAATTCCTATTCAACCAAGTCCCTTATTCTTGATAACTAGCTCTTAAAACATGAACATCCTATCTATCTATGTCAGATTTTTCAAGTTATTATATCACCAAGATCTTATGAGCATGCTATTGCTTCCTTTACATGATTGCACCTATCACCTATTCAATCAAGCACCACTTGCTACAATGTGCCGAACAGTTAGGTAATTTTGGTCCATAGTCCCACATCTGAATATCCCATTAACCTATGTGACTTAACAAGCATAAATTGTTTTATATGGTGCTTGAAGTGGTGAAAAGAATTTCTACTGCATTTACATCTGGTGCCTATTTTTTTATGGCAACTCTCAGGGCTCCGTCACTGTTAAATTGAAGTAAGCTACTTCATGTAGCACTCTCTGGGCTGTCTGGACATGTTGAACGCCCATCTCCTTGACTATGTTCTCTAACCACAATAACATATTTGCGAGTCCTCTGTTATCTGTCACTTTTGTGAACTGAACATCATATCATAGATCATTTTTGGGGGTTTATCTTATGTATTTCCCCATAAAGAAGAATGGAAGCTTACTAGAGTATCGAAGTTGCTTGTAAACGTGTATAGGAAAGCCTATCACTGTTTTCTGTCTCGAAAGGAATTATTTTTGCTAGTACTAGTTTCTACTGTTTTTAGTGATGTTATGACCTATGATATTAACCAAAATCATTAATTTATAGCTCTGGAACTTCTCGCGGTGAGCCAAGATTGATGCCATCCATCTCAGATGATCTTGACCGTCGAACATACCTGTATAGTCTCATCATGCCTATCATGAACAAGTAAGGCTTTTGTCTTTTATGGATTCGTTACGATTCATCATGGCACTAGCAAAGCCAAAGAAAAAGAGCTAAATCAGGGTTCAGCCACACTCTAAATCTCCTATTCTTTACCCCACCTCCTTGTTCATCAAAAGGGACTATATTAAGTCATGATATGGCATTTGTCCAAAGTGCATTTTCTTTGTTGCTATTCCAGAGTTGAATGAGAAATAATTCTTACCTCTCCCTTTTTAATAGAAGCTATCAATCTTTTCTATGAAGTGCTTTGTGGACAGATACAGAAAGGCAACTCGTCATTTTGAATGCCTCCTTATCAGTGATATTTTTGTGTTATTTATGTCAGGCCGTTAGGGACATAAGCTGGGTCCAATTGCAGTACACAAAAGATTGGACAATAACTACAACAAGTACTCCCATTAACTTACTAGTTCAAAAACTTTAGAACAAATTGAAATACTAGATTTCTGCTTTTGCAAAGTAAAAGGTGATACAAAACCAATAATTGCACCTAAGAAATTAAACTTTAAATGGTGGTGATTCAGTATTTCTAAAAATACACATTTAACAGcctccaaatattttttttgctcTAGCATGATACCTGAATTTTGGACTGAACTGCCTTTTACATTTCTAGTCTTCTAGATGTCTTGTATTATCTTATACTTTGGCTCTTGCATGTACTAATCATAGTTAAACAGATCTCTTACAGTACATTTCATAGGTTTTAGATTCTGCAGTTAGAGTTTGCCTCGGGGGTAACATTTTTTGACTGTCAAATCTGCAGGTATACACGAGGTCTCGGTGAAGGGGAGGCCATGTATCTTCTCTTCGTGAAAGCTGAAACATCGACGAATTCCGGCATTCCAATTCGATCAGTCCTCACTAGCTATGATAAGAGCCCTCACTTCTTGCACCGCAAGCACGAACTGTACAACAGTTATACCAGTCCTGATGAGGTCATTCTTTGCCCTGATAGCCAGCAGAGCATGTACTGCCAGCTGCTTTGTGGCCTAATAGAATGCGAGCATGTCCTTCGTCTCGGAGCAGTTTTTGCCTCAGCATTCCTTCGGTCTATCAGCTTTCTTGAGAAGCATTGGTGTGACCTTGTTAAGGACATCCGAATTGGTCAGCTCAATTCCAATATCACAAATTCTTCATGTCGCTTGGCCATGCAGAGCTTTCTTGCATGGCCAAACCCTGAGCTAGCTGATGAGATTGAGGCGATATGCAGCTCTGGGTCATGGAAGGGAATTCTAGGCAGGCTCTGGCCTAATGTTAAGTACATTGAAGCTGTTCTTACAGGCACGATGGCACAATATATCCCCATGCTGGAATTCTATAGTGATGGTAGGATTCCCTTGGTCTGTACCATGTGTGCTTCCTCGGAGAGCTATTTTGGTGTCAATCTGAGGCCACTGTGTAGCCCTACAGATGTGTCTTACACCATCCTTCCAAACATGGCCTACTTTGAGTTTATACCATTGGAAGATGGAGTGAAGTTGACAGAGGATGATGAGGTGGTGGAGAATGACAAGCTTGTCAGCCTGGTGGATGTCAAGGTTGGATGCTACTACGAGCTTGTGGTTACCACATTTTCTGGTAAGAGCATTCCATACAAATGTCTTGTGATAACTCAAATTCGCGTGGAGTAGGCTATTTGGGTAAATTGAGAACTAAAATACTACAACAACTACTACTCACTGAATGAAATAGTGATTGTCGGCATGACACATGGAATTCTAGCCTGCTAGCAAAACTACTTGCTATGTACCTTTTTCGATACCAACACTCGCATACATATGTCCAAAACTCAGAAGTTCATTTTTGGCTCAGATCTTTACAGGTACCGAGTAGGCGATGTGCTTCAAGTCACAAGCTTCTACAACTGCGCACCACAGTTCAAATTCATCTGTCGAAGAAATGTCATCCTCAGTGTTGATTCTGATAAGACCAATGAGGAGGATCTCCACAATAGTGTCACCCGTGCCAAGAAAATCCTGGAGAACCGAAATTACCTCCTCCTGGAGTACACAAGTTGCACTGACACTTCCACTGTCCCTGGCCACTATGTGTTCTTTTGGGAGATCAAGTCCACATATGAAGGCACAACTACATGCGCACCTCTCGATGCCCAGCTCCTTGAGAGTTGCTGCGTTGCTGTCGAGGAGTCGCTCGACTACGTCTACAGGCGCTGTAGAGCCCATGACAAGTCGGTAGGGCCACTGGAGATCCGATTGGTTGAAGCTGGCGCCTTTGATGCTCTGACGGATCTTTTGGTTATCCAAGGCACTCCATTAACCAGTACAAAACTCCGAGATGCATCGAGTCTGGTCCTGCGCTGAAATTGCTTAATTCCAAGGTCATTGCTTGCTTCTTTAGTCCCCGGGATCCTGAATGGACTATGTAAGCTTCCAGGTTTAGCAGTATACTATGCTTCTGTGCTTGTTCCTCATTGTATGCTGAAAAGGGGAGCATCTCTGGCCTTTCACTTAGCTAAATAATTTCAGAAATGGTATCCTTGTTTCTTGCATGCGCTTCATCTTGTTTTCTTCGGTATATGGATGATGTAATAGGATTGCATTCATATTGCAGTTCTTTGTGCCATTTGTTATGGAAGTAGCATGAAGCTGATTTGTGACATGGTCATCCTGAGGCATGGCGTACACAAGTTGCTTCCCCTTTTTTTCATACGCAGCTACACCAGCACTATCCTAGCATGAGGAGCATTTGTTGACTTCCTGTTAGAATGGCTATGGACAATGGCATGTTAGCATGTAACTTATTTGAGATCTATTGAGTCCAAAGAAAATCCTCAGTTGAAAGATGTGCAGCAATAGAATGTGAAGAGAAACAGTTCCTTTGTATGGTTATTTGAGGAACCAAATTAACCTTTTTTTTGGCACCAAGTGAACATCTTTACCCATCTGTTTCTACAAACTAGCTGTTAAAATCGTTATCTTGTACCATGCAGGAATCTTTTGGAGCTTCATTTCTAGCCTTGTCAGATAGTTATACTCTTGGATAATAGCTTGATATTTGTGAGCTGACAGAGCCAGCGATCTCAAGTCTGAAATGATAATGAGTGCTATTATGTTGCCCTTCCTATTTTCCAGTCTACCGATTGGTCTAAACTTGTAGCACCGAGAATGTCGATCAGAGTAGGTAAATAGACATCTTACTAATTTCTTTGATGGTTTTCTCTTAATCTTTCACTCAATACGTGTTAAAACAACATGCAGAAGCAAAAAAAACTTAAGAGACACTTAAGAAAGTATAGCTCTCATAGATGAAATTAAACACTAGGTTCTATTAAAAACCAATCAATGTGTCATTGCACACAAAGCATGTAATTTGAGAAAGAAAAACTTAAAACCAATGAGATAGTCACCGgatgaagaaactcttcaagttgatattTTTGAGGCAAGATAATCCAAAACCAAttctgaatgtgaattttatgactatagcaacaagaagaatcaGTTCGATATGGTGAAAATTCAGCTctcaaaccaaaatgaaaatcgtAATGAAAACTGAAAAATTTGCAACCAAGcaaaggaaccaatagagagaaactagaaatagatgaacacaagcacaagaggaaatataaacttcatttcttgtagaggGACGCCCTATTTTCAAcggattacaaagtgtttttgcATATAAAAAATCTTatctaatacataggctaaacacttctctc
This region includes:
- the LOC133892969 gene encoding LOW QUALITY PROTEIN: probable indole-3-acetic acid-amido synthetase GH3.11 (The sequence of the model RefSeq protein was modified relative to this genomic sequence to represent the inferred CDS: inserted 1 base in 1 codon); amino-acid sequence: MDERKLGYKGNDVLQELEMLTVIAKVAQELILRKILEKNQAIEYLYKFMNGSKDISDFKSQAPVVTYDVVQPYIARIAAGEKSSVLCGEQIVELLRSSGTSRGEPRLMPSISDDLDRRTYLYSLIMPIMNKYTRGLGEGEAMYLLFVKAETSTNSGIPIRSVLTSYDKSPHFLHRKHELYNSYTSPDEVILCPDSQQSMYCQLLCGLIECEHVLRLGAVFASAFLRSISFLEKHWCDLVKDIRIGQLNSNITNSSCRLAMQSFLAWPNPELADEIEAICSSGSWKGILGRLWPNVKYIEAVLTGTMAQYIPMLEFYSDGRIPLVCTMCASSESYFGVNLRPLCSPTDVSYTILPNMAYFEFIPLEDGVKLTEDDEVVENDKLVSLVDVKVGCYYELVVTTFSDLYRYRVGDVLQVTSFYNCAPQFKFICRRNVILSVDSDKTNEEDLHNSVTRAKKILENRNYLLLEYTSCTDTSTVPGHYVFFWEIKSTYEGTTTCAPLDAQLLESCCVAVEESLDYVYRRCRAHDKSVGPLEIRLVEAGAFDALTDLLVIQGXSINQYKTPRCIESGPALKLLNSKVIACFFSPRDPEWTM